AAAAGATTTGATTGAATTAAACTAAAGGATTATACAAAGGATAACTTCATAAAGTTGTCCTTTTATTTTTTTGCAAAAAACCATGTTAGAAAACCTAACATAGGATTGACATCTTTTCTAACACGAAATATAATAACAATATAAATTAGCAAAAGGAGAGGAGAAATTAAATGAGTGGAAAGGAAATACGCCGCTCAATGCCACTATTCCCAATCGGAACGGTCATGCAGCTAACAGAATTAACTGCTAGACAAATCCGATACTATGAAGAGCATCAATTGATTTCTCCAGCAAGAACTGATGGGAATAGAAGACTATTTAGTTTAAACGATATTGATAGTCTATTAGAAATTAAGGATTTAATTGATCAAGGAGTGAATATGGCTGGTATAAAACAGCTTTTCCTTGTCAAACAGCAACAAGTGAATGTGCTTCAGCAACAGGCTGAAAAAGCCAAACAAGATTTGACGGATGAACAGCTGCGAAATCTTCTTAGACATGAATTACAGCAAGCTGGCAGATTTAATCGTTCGTCTTTAAGGCAAGGGGATATGTCACGATTTTTCCATTAAAAAACTATTTTGGGGGTAATAAGAATGGCAAAGTTTACAAGAGAAGATATTAAGCGGTTGGCACAAGAAGAAAATGTTAAATTTATTCGTTTACAATTCACTGATATTTTAGGAACCATTAAAAATGTTGAAATTCCGGTTAGTCAATTAGAAAAAGCTTTGGATAATAAAATGATGTTTGACGGATCTTCAATCGAAGGATTTGTACGTATTGAAGAATCTGATATGTACTTATATCCAGATTTGAATACATGGGTTGTATTCCCTTGGACAGCTGAAAAAGGAAAAGTTGCTCGTTTAATCTGTGATATCTATACGGCTGAAGGAAATCCATTTGATGGTGATCCACGTAATAACTTAAGAAGAGTATTGAAAGAGATGGAAGAACTTGGATTCACAGATTTTAACTTAGGGCCTGAGCCAGAATTCTTCTTATTTAAATTAGATGAAAAAGGTGAGCCAACACTAGAGTTGAACGACCAAGGCGGATATTTCGATTTAGCTCCAACAGATTTAGGAGAAAACTGCCGTCGCGATATCGTACTAGAACTAGAGGAAATGGGCTTTGAAATTGAAGCTTCTCACCACGAAGTAGCACCAGGTCAACATGAAATTGACTTTAAATATGCAGATGCTTTAACAGCATGTGACCAAATTCAAACATTCAAACTAGTGGTTAAAACAATTGCTCGTAAACACGGTTTGCATGCAACGTTCATGCCAAAACCATTATACGGAGTGAATGGATCTGGAATGCACATGAACCTTTCATTATTTTCAAATGGCAAAAATGCATTCTACGAGCCAACTGGTGACCTTGAAATGAGCGATACTGCTCGTCAATTTATCGCAGGTATCCTAAAGCACGCTCCTAGCTTTACAGCTGTAACAAACCCAACTGTAAACTCATATAAGCGTCTAGTTCCTGGTTACGAAGCACCTTGCTACGTTGCATGGTCTGCTAGAAACCGTTCACCGTTAATTCGTATTCCTGCTTCCCGTGGTTTAAGTACTCGTGTAGAAGTAAGAAGCGTTGACCCAGCTGCAAACCCATATCTAGCAATGGCTGTTCTATTAAAAGCTGGTTTAGATGGTATTAAAAATAAAATGACTCCTCCAGCTCCAGTTGACCGTAACATCTATGTAATGAGCAAAGAGGAAAGAATCGAAGAAGGAATCATCGATCTTCCTGCAACACTAGCTCAAGCTTTAGATCAATTGAAGTCTGATGAAGTAATCGTATCTGGATTAGGAGAACACATCTTTGAACACTTTATCGAAGCAAAAGAGATTGAGTGGGATATGTTCCGCACGGTTGTACACCCTTGGGAACGCGACCAATACATGAGCATGTATTAATATTAAGTAACCCAGTATTGACTTGAGTCATACTGGGTTATTTTCGTTACTATTAGTTTGTAGCTTGCCATTAATGTTGAAAATAGTAAGTGCATCCGCATCCAGGATGGTTCATGATGACCGAATGCGAGGGTGAAACGAAAAAGTGGTAACC
This Neobacillus sp. YX16 DNA region includes the following protein-coding sequences:
- the glnA gene encoding type I glutamate--ammonia ligase; the encoded protein is MAKFTREDIKRLAQEENVKFIRLQFTDILGTIKNVEIPVSQLEKALDNKMMFDGSSIEGFVRIEESDMYLYPDLNTWVVFPWTAEKGKVARLICDIYTAEGNPFDGDPRNNLRRVLKEMEELGFTDFNLGPEPEFFLFKLDEKGEPTLELNDQGGYFDLAPTDLGENCRRDIVLELEEMGFEIEASHHEVAPGQHEIDFKYADALTACDQIQTFKLVVKTIARKHGLHATFMPKPLYGVNGSGMHMNLSLFSNGKNAFYEPTGDLEMSDTARQFIAGILKHAPSFTAVTNPTVNSYKRLVPGYEAPCYVAWSARNRSPLIRIPASRGLSTRVEVRSVDPAANPYLAMAVLLKAGLDGIKNKMTPPAPVDRNIYVMSKEERIEEGIIDLPATLAQALDQLKSDEVIVSGLGEHIFEHFIEAKEIEWDMFRTVVHPWERDQYMSMY
- a CDS encoding MerR family transcriptional regulator, which codes for MSGKEIRRSMPLFPIGTVMQLTELTARQIRYYEEHQLISPARTDGNRRLFSLNDIDSLLEIKDLIDQGVNMAGIKQLFLVKQQQVNVLQQQAEKAKQDLTDEQLRNLLRHELQQAGRFNRSSLRQGDMSRFFH